One window of the Triticum dicoccoides isolate Atlit2015 ecotype Zavitan chromosome 3B, WEW_v2.0, whole genome shotgun sequence genome contains the following:
- the LOC119276545 gene encoding myosin-17-like isoform X2 codes for MAPVLNIVIGSHVWVADKDLAWIDGEVFKIDGQNAHVRTTKGNTITANVSDIHPKDTEAPPDGVDDMTRLSYLHEPGVLDNLAVRYAKNIIYTYTGNILIAINPFQRLPNLVDVQTMEKYKGANLGDLDPHVFAIADVSYRQMMNEGKSNSILVSGESGAGKTETTKLLMRYLAFLGGRSGTGGRTVEQQVLESNPVLEAFGNAKTVRNNNSSRFGKFVELQFDKSGKISGAAIRTYLLERSRVCQTSSPERNYHCFYFLCSAPSEDIKKYKLGDPSSFHYLNQSSCIRVDGINDAEEYLATRNAMDMVGITEEEQEAIFRVVAAVLHLGNISFAKGTEADSSVIKDAKARFHLNTAGELLMCDCEKLENALIKREINTPEGVITTTVGPNSATVSRDGFAKQIYSRLFDWLVNRINASIGQDPNSDKLIGVLDIYGFESFKTNSFEQLCINFTNEKLQQHFNQNVFKMEQEEYTREQINWSYIEFVDNQDVLDLIEKKPGGIIALLDEACMFPKSTHETLSQKLYEKFKNHKRFAKPKLSRTAFTIQHYAGDVIYQSDHFLDKNKDYVVAEHQELLNASRCSFVSVLFPPAPEENTKSSKSSSIATRFKMQLHELMETLSSTEPHYIRCVKPNSVLKPAIFENTNVLQQLRCSGVLEAIRISCAGYPTRKLFHDFLHRFRILAPEILKEKNDEKTTCQKVLDKIGLEGYQIGRTKVFLRAGQMAELDARRTEVRNTAARGVQSQLRTHVAREQFLILRNASVCLQSFVRARLACKLHGFLRQQAAALKIQKNIRRYFARRTYSQLCLSAITLQTGLRTMAARNEFNSRNQNKASIHIQSRWRRHRDNLSYMKLKRAALTYQCAWRGRVARRELRQLKMAARDTQALKVAKEKLEERVEELMSRLSLEKKLRTDLEKSKATEISKLQSALHDMEQRVEEAAAMKENESAKKAVEEALAQEREKISSLTSEIEGLKVLLVAEREENDVTKKAHANSQERNEELNRKVQDADEMIKQLNDTVKRLEETVREGEALLLTEKQQKEEASTALAESHLRDQAFAIKIEEAEKQITLLQENVERFEYSMADLQSSLTIEKQQHEASVVELAEAQGKIEELLREVGDADEKSTLLETTVQRLEERLTENDALSTTERQESEATKKLLNEVQGKNEELLKKLEDAGKNIVHYQDTTQRLEENVAAVEISLKDERQQNDVIMKQLADAQVEIVELQRNLEGADKRNSLLQDSLQRLDEESTARDALLVAEKQEKEVTKKTLTEALDRIEELVKELECANSSMHQLQDSIQRLEQSASAREAVLLTEHQEKDAKSKALAEAEARIDGLLEEISSANINIDLLKKTMKRLEEGATTTDALYLEEKHAHDQTKKVFSEAQEVNQELLRKVEEADKNIGHLLENVERLEKDAMTRESLLLKTKQSYDDTITELFEAQETNQQLTNKIEDSDNKIGLLEVSVKRLEESTSVMDSQLAIERHENSKLRSELSDARLRIDELLNEAQDNHASLAERDDMIKRLEENVSTKETLLLTEREQNASTSKLLAEEQLKIAELIKNIEDAHRKSDSLQTTIERLEEDVTAKDFLLLTEKQAHEATRKTLVEAQERNEELLKKIHDDDKNILQLQFTIQRLEENTATKENLLLREREQNDATTKAQIESQERSEELLKKFVDVDRKIDLLQDSIERLGESSTTKDALLLSERQEKDAMKKELAEAGERNGELLMKIEDTNEKIEHLQNTIIKLEEDIAAKDVSLEAARQENDSIRKSLTEAQERNEELLRKISDNEYRIHLLQDTVQKIQVDAISRLSSFVMEKQDSDVAKRALTEAQERNEDLLKRNEDLLNRNNDLVKKIEESGKVITHLQESLQRIEGKAANLEAENHVLRQQATATPPSTAKSPPSRSKITRIHRSPENGHVLNGELRQAELRPSAGMSEATPPVGNAPNSSNQKDFEHGEKLQRVLNQKHQSLQPQQPQDDQQWLLTCIPQYLGFSGSKPVATLLIYQCLLHWRSFEAMKTGVFDRILHAINSAIEAEHDVRTLAYWLSNLSALTVLLQRSFKTTRTTLSTPQRRRFSSERTFHTSQTSNAGLAYLGGQSVVGATGLPQVEAKYPALLFKQQLVDLIEKVYGMISDSVKKELNPLLELCIQDPRTSHSNLAKSNTNGLGQQNQLAHWLSIVKVLANYLDVLKANHVPSILVHKLFVQIFSLIDVQLFNRLLLRRECCSFSNGEYVKAGLAELKHWSDNATREFAGSAWEALKHIRQAVDFLVISLKPMRTLREIRADVCQALSIQQLERIVGMYLDDVNGSNTISAEFASSLKAAAREEANTVTTFSILLDDDSSIPFSLDDITKTMPIIEMADDDLLPFVRENPGFAFLLQRGE; via the exons TCGATTTGGCAAGTTTGTGGAGCTCCAATTCGACAAGAGCGGGAAGATATCTGGTGCTGCTATTAGAACTTACTTGCTCGAGAGATCTCGGGTCTGCCAAACTAGTAGTCCAGAGAGAAACTACCATTGCTTTTATTTCCTTTGTTCAGCACCGTCAGAG GATATTAAAAAATATAAGCTGGGGGACCCATCTTCATTTCACTACCTCAACCAGTCATCTTGCATCAGAGTTGATGGAATCAATGATGCTGAAGAGTATCTTGCGACAAGAAATGCTATGGATATGGTTGGCATCACTGAGGAAGAACAG GAAGCTATATTCCGGGTTGTTGCTGCTGTGCTTCATCTTGGTAATATTAGTTTTGCGAAAGGGACAGAGGCAGATTCATCTGTAATAAAGGATGCCAAAGCAAGATTCCATCTTAATACAGCAGGAGAGCTCTTGAT GTGTGACTGTGAGAAATTGGAGAATGCCTTGATAAAGAGGGAAATAAATACGCCAGAAGGAGTTATTACTACTACAGTTGGTCCTAATTCTGCTACTGTTAGCAGGGATGGCTTTGCAAAACAAATATACTCTCGACTATTTGACTG GCTTGTAAATAGAATAAATGCATCAATTGGGCAAGATCCAAACTCAGACAAATTGATTGGGGTACTTGATATATATGGCTTTGAAAGTTTTAAGACTAATAG TTTTGAACAATTATGCATCAACTTCACGAACGAAAAACTCCAGCAACATTTTAACCAG AATGTATTCAAAATGGAGCAGGAGGAGTACACAAGGGAGCAGATTAACTGGAGTTACATAGAGTTTGTTGACAACCAAGATGTTCTTGATTTGATTGAGAAG AAACCAGGTGGCATTATTGCACTTCTTGATGAAGCTTG CATGTTTCCAAAGTCGACACACGAGACATTGTCTCAGAAGCTGTATGAAAAGTTCAAGAATCACAAAAGATTTGCTAAACCGAAACTTTCTCGTACTGCATTTACAATCCAACATTATGCTGGAGAT GTGATATATCAATCTGATCATTTCCTGGACAAAAACAAAGATTATGTGGTAGCAGAACACCAGGAATTACTTAATGCTTCCAGGTGCTCTTTTGTATCAGTTTTATTCCCACCAGCACCAGAAGAGAACACAAAATCATCAAAGTCATCCTCAATTGCTACTCGCTTCAAG aTGCAACTTCATGAACTCATGGAGACTTTAAGCTCTACAGAACCTCACTACATTAGATGTGTAAAACCAAATAGTGTTCTTAAGCCTGCTATTTTTGAGAACACCAACGTTCTACAGCAACTTAGATGCTCG GGTGTTCTAGAAGCAATTAGAATCAGCTGCGCTGGATATCCTACAAGAAAACTGTTTCATGATTTTTTACATCGTTTTCGCATTCTTGCTCCTGAAATTCTAAAAGAGAA AAATGATGAAAAGACGACTTGCCAAAAGGTTTTGGACAAAATCGGACTGGAGGGCTATCAG ATAGGAAGAACTAAGGTATTCCTTAGAGCTGGCCAAATGGCTGAATTGGATGCTAGAAGAACAGAGGTGCGAAATACTGCAGCAAGAGGTGTTCAGAGTCAGTTACGTACTCATGTTGCTCGTGAGCAGTTCCTAATACTGCGCAATGCATCTGTTTGTTTGCAATCCTTTGTCAGAG CAAGATTGGCTTGTAAACTGCATGGATTCTTGAGACAACAAGCAGCAGCGCTGAAAATACAGAAAAATATACGCCGTTATTTTGCACGGAGAACTTATTCTCAGCTATGCCTGTCAGCCATTACATTGCAGACAGGGTTAAGGACCATGGCAGCTCGCAATGAATTCAATTCTAGAAATCAGAACAAAGCTTCTATCCATATCCAG TCCCGTTGGCGTCGCCACAGAGATAACTTAAGTTATATGAAGTTAAAGAGAGCAGCATTGACCTACCAATGTGCTTGGAGAGGAAGGGTTGCCAGAAGGGAACTGCGGCAGCTCAAAATG GCTGCAAGAGATACTCAAGCTCTAAAGGTGGCAAAGGAGAAACTGGAGGAGCGTGTGGAAGAGCTAATGAGCCGCTTGAGCTTGGAAAAGAAACTAAGG ACTGATCTGGAGAAGTCCAAAGCAACAGAAATTTCTAAACTGCAGTCTGCTCTTCATGACATGGAACAGCGAGTGGAAGAAGCTGCCGCAATGAAGGAAAACGAATCAGCTAAAAAAGCTGTCGAAGAAGCTCTAGCTCAAGAAAGAGAAAAGATCAGTTCATTGACTTCTGAAATTGAGGGCCTGAAG GTGCTACTAGTAGCAGAGCGAGAGGAAAATGATGTAACAAAGAAAGCACACGCGAATTCCCAGGAAAGAAATGAAGAACTAAATAGGAAAGTCCAGGATGCAGATGAAATGATCAAGCAGCTTAATGATACCGTGAAGAG ACTAGAAGAGACTGTAAGAGAAGGAGAGGCCCTTTTGCTAACAGAGAAGCAGCAAAAGGAAGAAGCTAGTACCGCACTAGCTGAATCTCACCTACGAGATCAAGCTTTTGCGATCAAAATTGAAGAGGCTGAGAAACAAATCACTCTGCTCCAGGAAAATGTTGAAAG ATTCGAATATAGCATGGCAGATCTGCAGTCTTCACTGACAATTGAGAAGCAACAACATGAGGCAAGTGTGGTAGAACTAGCTGAAGCACAAGGTAAAATTGAGGAACTTCTGAGAGAAGTTGGGGACGCTGATGAAAAGTCTACTCTGCTTGAGACTACTGTACAAAG GCTTGAAGAAAGATTAACCGAGAATGATGCTCTATCAACTACAGAAAGACAAGAAAGTGAAGCAACTAAGAAATTACTCAATGAAGTTCAGGGTAAAAATGAGGAATTACTCAAGAAACTTGAAGATGCTGGAAAAAATATTGTTCATTATCAAGACACCACCCAAAG ACTCGAGGAAAATGTAGCGGCAGTGGAGATTTCCTTGAAAGATGAAAGGCAGCAAAATGATGTGATCATGAAACAACTAGCAGATGCCCAGGTAGAAATTGTAGAGCTACAGAGGAACCTTGAAGGTGCTGATAAGAGAAACAGTCTGCTTCAAGATTCTTTACAGAG ACTTGATGAAGAATCTACTGCAAGAGATGCTTTATTGGTAGCTGAAAAGCAAGAAAAAGAGGTGACCAAAAAGACACTAACTGAAGCTCTGGATCGAATCGAGGAACTAGTTAAAGAACTTGAATGTGCTAACAGCAGTATGCATCAGCTTCAAGATAGTATACAAAG ACTTGAACAAAGTGCGTCTGCAAGAGAGGCAGTTTTACTAACAGAGCATCAGGAGAAAGATGCGAAATCTAAAGCACTAGCAGAGGCAGAAGCGAGGATTGATGGTTTgctggaggaaatttcttctgctaATATAAATATTGATCTACTTAAAAAAACTATGAAAAG GTTAGAAGAGGGTGCAACAACAACGGATGCTCTTTATTTAGAAGAAAAGCACGCACACGATCAAACCAAGAAAGTGTTCTCAGAAGCTCAAGAAGTAAATCAGGAGTTGCTTAGGAAAGTTGAAGAAGCTGATAAAAACATTGGTCATCTTCTAGAGAATGTGGAAAg ACTTGAAAAAGATGCAATGACAAGAGAGTCTTTGCTTCTTAAAACAAAGCAAAGTTACGATGACACCATAACTGAGCTATTTGAAGCTCAGGAGACAAATCAACAGTTAACGAACAAAATAGAGGACTCGGATAACAAAATCGGTCTGCTTGAAGTTTCGGTGAAAAG ACTTGAAGAAAGTACATCGGTCATGGATTCTCAATTGGCAATAGAAAGACATGAAAACAGCAAATTAAGGAGCGAACTATCTGATGCTCGCCTAAGGAtcgatgaattactaaatgaagcgcAAGATAACCATGCAAGTCTAGCAGAGCGTGATGATATGATAAAGAG ACTTGAAGAAAATGTCAGCACAAAGGAGACTTTGTTGCTAACTGAAAGAGAACAAAATGCTTCAACCTCAAAACTGCTTGCAGAAGAACAGTTGAAAATTGCTGAATTAATAAAGAATATTGAAGATGCACATAGAAAATCTGACAGCCTTCAGACTACAATAGAAAG GCTTGAAGAAGATGTCACTGCCAAAGATTTCTTGCTTCTAACAGAAAAGCAAGCACATGAGGCAACTCGGAAAACTCTAGTTGAAGCTCAGGAAAGAAATGAAGAATTGCTCAAGAAAATTCATGATGATGATAAAAATATTCTTCAGCTTCAATTTACTATACAGAG GCTTGAAGAAAATACAGCTACAAAGGAGAATTTGCTGTTGAGAGAAAGAGAACAAAATGATGCAACAACGAAGGCGCAAATTGAGAGCCAAGAAAGAAGTGAAGAGTTACTAAAGAAATTTGTGGATGTTGACAGGAAAATTGATCTTCTTCAAGATAGCATAGAAAG GCTTGGAGAAAGTTCAACAACAAAGGATGCTTTGTTACTATCTGAGAGACAAGAGAAGGATGCAATGAAGAAAGAACTTGCTGAAGCTGGAGAGAGAAATGGAGAGTTACTAATGAAAATTGAAGATACTAACGAAAAAATTGAACATCTTCAGAATACCATAATTAA GCTTGAAGAAGATATAGCAGCAAAAGATGTTTCGTTAGAAGCTGCACGGCAAGAGAATGACTCAATCAGAAAATCTCTTACTGAAGCTCAAGAAAGAAATGAGGAATTACTCAGAAAAATTAGTGATAATGAGTACCGGATCCACTTACTTCAAGACACAGTGCAAAA GATTCAAGTAGATGCAATATCAAGATTGTCTTCGTTTGTGATGGAAAAACAAGACAGTGATGTTGCCAAGAGAGCTCTTACTGAAGCTCAGGAAAGAAATGAGGATTTATTGAAGAGAAATGAAGACCTCCTTAACAGGAATAATGATTTGGTTAAAAAAATTGAGGAGTCAGGCAAAGTTATAACTCACCTTCAGGAGTCCCTACAAAG AATTGAAGGAAAAGCAGCCAACTTAGAGGCTGAGAATCATGTTCTCCGTCAGCAAGCAACTGCTACTCCACCTTCTACTGCCAAATCTCCACCCTCACGTTCAAAGATCACAAGGATTCAT AGAAGCCCAGAGAATGGGCATGTTTTGAACGGTGAACTAAGGCAGGCTGAGCTGAGGCCATCAGCTGGCATGTCAGAAGCAACACCCCCAGTA GGCAATGCTCCCAACTCGAGTAATCAAAAAGACTTTGAACACGGAGAAAAGCTGCAAAGAGTGCTTAATCAGAAACATCAG TCTCTGCAGCCCCAGCAGCCCCAAGATGACCAGCAGTGGTTACTTACTTGCATTCCACAATATCTCGGATTTTCTGGGAGCAAGCCTGTTGCCACTCTTCTTATATACCAGTGTCTTCTTCACTGGAGATCATTTGAAGCCATGAAGACTGGTGTATTTGACAGAATTCTGCATGCTATAAACTCTGCAATAGAG GCTGAACATGATGTGAGAACATTGGCATATTGGTTGTCCAACTTATCTGCATTAACAGTTCTCCTTCAACGATCATTCAAAACTACTAGGACCACACTCTCAACCCCGCAAAGGCGAAGATTTTCGTCTGAGAGGACATTTCATACAAGTCAAACTTCAAATGCTGGGCTTGCTTATCTCGGCGGGCAATCAGTTGTTGGAGCTACCGGATTACCCCAAGTTGAAGCAAAATATCCAGCTTTGCTCTTTAAACAGCAGCTTGTGGATCTAATTGAGAAGGTTTACGGTATGATAAGTGACAGCGTGAAGAAGGAACTAAACCCTTTACTTGAATTGTGCATCCAG GATCCACGAACTTCTCACTCAAATCTGGCAAAAAGCAATACAAATGGCTTGGGACAACAGAACCAATTAGCACATTGGTTAAGCATCGTGAAAGTCCTCGCCAACTATTTGGATGTATTAAAGGCGAACCAT GTCCCATCAATTTTGGTGCATAAATTGTTCGTACAGATATTTTCACTGATTGATGTTCAGCTATTTAACAG GCTACTTTTGCGGCGTGAGTGCTGTTCATTTAGCAACGGGGAATATGTCAAAGCTGGACTAGCTGAGCTAAAACACTGGTCTGATAATGCTACTCGAGAG TTTGCAGGTTCGGCCTGGGAGGCATTGAAGCATATCAGACAGGCTGTTGATTTCTTG GTGATTTCTCTTAAGCCAATGAGAACACTAAGAGAGATACGTGCTGATGTGTGCCAA GCCCTCAGCATACAGCAGCTAGAGCGCATAGTTGGTATGTACTTGGATGACGTCAATGGTTCAAACACTATTTCAGCAGAG TTCGCATCAAGCTTGAAAGCTGCAGCGCGTGAGGAAGCAAATACTGTCACAACTTTCTCTATACTGCTAGATGATGATTCTAG TATACCTTTTTCACTCGATGATATTACAAAGACAATGCCAATCATTGAGATGGCTGATGATGACTTGCTACCATTTGTCCGTGAAAACCCAGGCTTTGCGTTTTTATTGCAAAGAGGGGAATAG